From the Lactuca sativa cultivar Salinas chromosome 9, Lsat_Salinas_v11, whole genome shotgun sequence genome, the window attttattaaattctagATAGTGtttaaatgcaataataaatgcatatcaattttattaatgaactttccttataatttcaaaattaccaaattaaagattcattaattttctttatttatttatctaaattatttgtttaaatttaaaagagaaaaaaaacactttaatttttatagttCAATATTTTCTTACTTTTCTTGcaaactaggtgtaagacccatgtatCACATGAgttcatttaaaaaatatatatatgaaattctaaacatttgagaaatttgaatttataagaaaaaaatagaaaaatattgaattattaaaattaaattgtttgtttttcttgtaaattaaacaaataatttagataaataaacaaaggaaactaaTAAAACTTTAATtagaaattttgaaattagaaggaagtcaattaatgaaattgatatgcatttattattatatgtatttcaattattacatttaaatattatgtggaaattaataaaatgaaaaaaaccacaaaatgttaTGTGGAAAAAAATTAGTTGAAagtaaccacaaaatgacatgtgaaaaaaattagttttttcaaatatttagaattttgtattttttttttaaaataaactcatgtaatacatgagtttcaCACCTAGTTATATATATAAGACATGAAAATAACATTTGGAAAGCGAAAACTATAAAAAAGAAGTTTTATAAGAGATCAAAAAGATATCTTTATATAAGGAACCAAAATCGTATCTTACAAAATactaataatttaattttaaaataataaagaagaaaaactGTTAAATTAAAATTACTTGAGGGTAAAAACTATATATAAAAATTTTCTATTGGTTAGAAAGAAACTCTATTTCCATTTATATGCTTCTTTTACTTTTATACCgtaaattaatttgtatttagTCAATAAAAGTTTGAAAATAGGAAATGGAAtgaatcctccttaataaataaatgttttttttgacacatgtcaatctctcatgtgttttgacacttgtcattttgtggtatttttaaaataaatattatccacttgtcaatttttggtttgtttcaatttttaatattaaagtcttatatttatatatgtaaagtattaaatttcaataaatacatttttttttcttattttaaaattgtatattaaaattaattttttatttacattctaatgttaattttttttttaaatcaacccgtgtaatacacgagttTCACACCTACTATTTATAAAAAATTTCTATTGGTTAGAAAGGAACCCTATTTCCATTTATAGGCTTCTTTTACTCTTATACCgtaaattaatttgtatttagTCAATAAAAGTTTGAAAATAGGAAATAGAatgaatatataaaataaaatatttagtttCAATCTAAACATATATGTATGGAGCGGTCAAAAATAAgatttaaagtttatattttctAGTAAAATATAGAAATtgcaattaattaaaaaattataatattaaaaagtaATATCAATGAAAAAGAAAACTATAAAATTAAATTATGTTAGGGACCAAAATCATTACTTTAAAATATATTAAAGGCTAAAATTACAGCTTGTAAAAGACCAATGATTTAACCTTAAATTTATGAAAAGTAAATTTTTTTACATAAAAATTAGTTTAAGCAAAAGATTATAGAAAACAAATGAACAATATCAATGTGATAGGCACTGTTATTGCAAATATGCGTATGAATTTTCACAATGAGTTTGACGAAATAATAGAAATATAGAATCAAATAAAAGAAGAATATGGGTAAAGAGGAAGTCAAAATTCAAAATGGAAATtagaaaagagaaattaaatatcctcctacctttTAATCCTACAAATCTTTCTAGCCATTTAATTGATTACATGTGTCATATAAAtatcctaaaatatcattaaatgaaCACTAAATTTTACACATGTCACCATTTCATTGGTTAGGAAGATATGtatgaacaaaaataaaaaaatatttaatttctcattagAAAATGAAAGAGTTATAGAAAACGTAAAAACATATCTAccataataaataagaatgattttgccacatgtctttctctcattcaatttgccacatgtcattttgtcataatttagagatatatttatttttcacttgtcatttatttcattttccatttctaatatattattaattagtttccataaattaaacctaccataataatgatattaatttcaaattttaaattttaaattttaaatttcaattttaatttcaaataaatttacagtttaaacctttgtgtttaacatttttttataattaacctgtttagtatacgggtctgataactaaacaataattttaatttatttattttttgcattttttttctcatatttttatttatttcaaatttcaaattcaaataaacttttcatgtaatcgtttctatttaacattttgttttaattaacccgtataatatacgggtttcacaactagttataaaaataaaataaattatatgtGGAGCCAAGTGTCAAACAACCGTGTTTCATTGCCCTTTTTGAGAAATTGACCGAAACTCTCCTTACCATATTATGGTAACCTTCCATGCATTTTTTTCATATCCAACGGCCGACATTTATTTTGTAATGAACAAGAATTTCTCAAGGCAAACTCAATttggtattatatatatatatatatatatatatatatatatatatatatatatatatatatatatatatatatatatatatatatatatatatatatataggaaaagtgaatatacccttaagggtatataagtttAGGTATCCAAATACATCATGATACATCGTTTTGtctgatatattcattataatgttcttaaactttaACCCTTAATTTGATTtactttcaaaattttccaaatttcactattatctttcTTTTATATCACTAGTTGCCGAACATCTATTAGGCTATATATATTGtacttgaaaatgaaaattatgtaaaaggaagataaatgtgtaatttaaaaaattcatgaaagtaaatcaagttagaagttaaattataagaacattggacaattacaatgtattatatgatacaaaacgacgtagtatAATGAGTATGGGTACCCaaacttatatacccttaagggtatattcacttttccctatatatatatatatatatatatatatatatatatatatatatatatatatatatatatatatatatatatacatatatatatatataggttcatttgagacaattCTACTTTTGTGAGATCGTGAGattaaatctaaaaataattttaaaatgcaaaataaatggaaaaatccaaaaattcttttttaaatattattttcggaacttgaattaactaaaaaaaataaaaaataataaaataataaaaaaaatccattttttttgaaaaatatgtgaaatattctaatagaatattacactgacatattctaaaaaataattttaaaatgcagaataaatggaaaaatctaaaaattctttttttaaatattattttcggaacttgaattaactaaaaaataaaaataaattcctttttttttgaaaaatacgtgaaatattctaatagaatattacactgtacatattctaaaaaataattttaaaatgcaaaataaatggaaaaatccaaaaattctttttttaaacattattttcggaacttgaattaactaaaaaaaattaaaaaaaaaataaaaaaatgcgtctcacggtgtCACAAAATTAAGCCGTCTcatatgaacctaaccctatatatatatatatatatatatatatatatatatatatatatatatatatatatatatatatatatatatatatatatatatatatatatatatacttggttaTAAcacgtgggaaccacggttataaaataaattaaatatttataaagaaACTTATAATTACTAATCAATTATTGTaaaaaaatttattaattaaGATATATATTGTTGTATTTATATGAAACTATAATcgttgttttaaatgaaaatctGAAATATATTTTGAAGATATATATCAAATAATATTTATTTGTGAAGTAATGAAGAAAAATaacaataatatataataaaataataaatgtattatagCAATAAACAACCACAGTAAATGAAGTAAATTAAATTTTTATGTAATTAGTTAATTAAGTTGTTCAAATAAACATATATGAAAAAATATAACAAATCAGAActgaaaattacaataaaattttattaaaaataataagaatAAATGTTATATGAAATAATATTGTACAAGATATTTACAGATTTCTAAAAACTTCTTTATAAACAACATTAGAAGTTTTATTTGTAGGTCTACTATCCTTatctaaaattaacaattttaatcCTTGTCTACTTTGAACTCTAGATAAGGCAACATACAATTGACCATGTGAAAAAACCGGATCTTTCAGAAACAAACCAACCTTAGATAAGGATTGTCCTTGGCTCTTGTTAATTGTCATTGCAAAACAAACAGTCAATGGAAACTGTCTTCTTCGGAATTTGAATGGTATTTTTTTTCCAGATGGTGTTAAGGTCATTCTTGGAATAAAGGTCCGATTTCTAATATTAGTTCCAGATATGATAACTGCCTCAATAACATGTTTGCCCAAAGATACCACCTATAGTCTAGTTCCATTACATAAGCCATTTTTTTGATCAACGTTTCTTAGTAACATAACTGGAACCCCGCCTTTCAAAACTAACTTATGATTTGGGAGACCTGAAACTTTAAGACCATTTAAAACATCAGGTGAGTATAAATTCGCATCAAACTGATCATTGATAAACTCAGATTTGCATAGTTTATCTGAACTTAGACATTCGACTTCATCTCCTGGAAATAATGACAGCAAATGATCATTTATTTTTCCGACAACTTCATTTTTTGGAGCAAGTATTGCTCTTTCTTGAAAATATTCTggaatgttagaatattcaagAATAGAAGGATATACAAACTCAATTAATGAACCTATAGGATCACAATGATCATTAATTAGAAGATCCTTTGGAATATCAATAATCCCTTCACCATCATTAGAACCACCAAGTTTCCCTTCTCCTATATCCAAAAGCCATTTTGCAAAAGTTGTTGTTTGTTTAATAGCAGATGCATCACTTCCGACAGTTAGCCTCATGTTTTTCGTTAGTTTATGGACTTTGCATTGTTGCCATAAATATGATGAACTTAAAGAAGCATTGACAATGTCTTGTCTACTACCACTTGGGATAACAGGCAGAATTTGTCTAAAATCTCCTCCAAAAACAATCACTTTCCCTCCAAATGGCAAATTTGAGTTTCTAGGATTATGACACTTGAATATATCTTTCAAAGTTCGATCTAAAGCTTCAAATGCATGCTTGTGAATCATGGGTGCTTCATCCCAAATGATCAATGAGGTTTTTTGTAATAAACTGGCAAGTTCACTATTTGGTGTTATGGAACAAACAGAAACCTCAATAAGAACCAAAGGAATTATAAACCATGAATGTGTTGTCCTGCCACCAGGTAATAATAAAGAAGCAATCCCACTTGAAGCAACATttaaaacaatttgaaaattaCATCTAACTGCAGCAGATAACGTCTTCCAAAGATAGGTTTTACCTATTCCACCATACCCGTAGACAAAGAAAAGACCCCATTCATTATTCTTAATTGCAGTCATGATATCATCAAAAATGTTACGTTGCTTAGATGTTAATGCTTTAGAAAGTTGATCAAACTCTTTCTTTAAACTTGGTATGTCATAAACTAACTCCTCACTGATAAGACGGTTGATTGAAGAAGATACATAATCAACATCAGGGCAGGGCA encodes:
- the LOC111895773 gene encoding uncharacterized protein LOC111895773; this translates as MPCPDVDYVSSSINRLISEELVYDIPSLKKEFDQLSKALTSKQRNIFDDIMTAIKNNEWGLFFVYGYGGIGKTYLWKTLSAAVRCNFQIVLNVASSGIASLLLPGGRTTHSWFIIPLVLIEVSVCSITPNSELASLLQKTSLIIWDEAPMIHKHAFEALDRTLKDIFKCHNPRNSNLPFGGKVIVFGGDFRQILPVIPSGSRQDIVNASLSSSYLWQQCKVHKLTKNMRLTVGSDASAIKQTTTFAKWLLDIGEGKLGGSNDGEGIIDIPKDLLINDHCDPIGSLIEFVYPSILEYSNIPEYFQERAILAPKNEVVGKINDHLLSLFPGDEVECLSSDKLCKSEFINDQFDANLYSPDVLNGLKVSGLPNHKLVLKGGVPVMLLRNVDQKNGLCNGTRL